Proteins from one Oscillatoria salina IIICB1 genomic window:
- a CDS encoding four helix bundle protein, with amino-acid sequence MEDKGFESLEFYQDGLKLLQAAYRLADNLPHHERYNLSDQLRRSACSILLNIAEGYGRYHYLDR; translated from the coding sequence TAAAGGTTTTGAGAGTTTGGAATTTTACCAAGACGGCTTAAAATTACTTCAGGCAGCTTATCGGTTAGCTGATAATTTACCCCATCACGAACGCTACAATTTAAGCGATCAACTACGGCGATCGGCTTGCAGCATTTTACTGAATATTGCCGAAGGTTATGGACGGTATCATTATCTCGATCGC